A genome region from Nitrospira sp. includes the following:
- the accC gene encoding acetyl-CoA carboxylase biotin carboxylase subunit, producing the protein MFKKVLVANRGEIALRVIRACKELGIKTVAIHSEADAASLHVRAADEHVCVGPPEAALSYRNIPNVLSAAEVTGADAIHPGYGFLSENAHFAEVCESIGVKFIGPTSENIALMGDKSKAREVVAKKGLPVTPGSPGELRSEQDAQEAAKTIGFPVIIKASAGGGGRGMRVVNKPEELARAFQAAQAEAKSTFGHDGVYLERYFLEPRHIEVQIVADNRGHVVHLGERDCSIQRRHQKLVEETPSPAIDEELRREIGRVAVQAVKAIRYCNVGTVEFLLDKDRNFFFMEVNTRIQVEHPITEMVTGIDLVKEQIRIASGMPLSFKQQDIKLNGHSFECRINAEDPEKFTPCPGQITKYSAPGGFGVRVDSAMEPNAVVVPYYDSLIAKLITHGRDRQEAMARMRRALDEFVIEGIKTTIPLHRRIFNDPDFQKGHVSTTFLDRFLAGQSS; encoded by the coding sequence GTGTTTAAGAAAGTGTTGGTCGCCAATCGTGGAGAGATCGCCCTGCGAGTGATCCGGGCCTGCAAAGAGCTCGGCATCAAAACTGTGGCGATCCACTCCGAAGCCGATGCCGCGAGCTTGCACGTGCGGGCAGCGGACGAGCACGTCTGCGTCGGCCCGCCGGAAGCCGCACTCAGCTATCGCAATATCCCCAATGTGCTGAGCGCAGCCGAAGTCACCGGAGCCGATGCCATCCATCCCGGATACGGATTCCTTTCAGAGAACGCACACTTCGCAGAAGTCTGCGAATCGATCGGCGTCAAATTCATCGGCCCGACCTCGGAAAACATCGCCCTGATGGGCGACAAATCCAAAGCACGGGAAGTGGTCGCCAAGAAGGGCCTCCCGGTCACCCCCGGCAGCCCCGGCGAACTCCGAAGCGAACAGGATGCGCAAGAGGCCGCGAAAACCATCGGCTTCCCCGTGATCATCAAGGCCTCCGCCGGAGGCGGCGGACGGGGCATGCGTGTGGTGAACAAACCGGAGGAGCTCGCGCGGGCGTTTCAAGCGGCGCAAGCCGAGGCGAAATCCACCTTCGGTCATGACGGCGTCTACCTCGAACGCTACTTCCTCGAACCACGACACATCGAAGTACAAATCGTGGCCGACAATCGAGGCCATGTGGTCCACCTCGGCGAACGTGATTGCTCCATTCAACGACGTCACCAAAAGTTGGTGGAAGAAACCCCGTCGCCGGCCATCGATGAAGAACTACGGCGCGAAATCGGCCGGGTGGCCGTCCAGGCCGTGAAAGCCATTCGTTATTGCAACGTCGGCACGGTGGAGTTTCTGCTGGATAAGGACCGCAACTTCTTTTTCATGGAAGTGAATACCCGCATCCAGGTCGAGCACCCCATCACGGAAATGGTGACCGGGATCGATCTCGTGAAAGAACAGATACGGATCGCGTCAGGCATGCCCCTCTCATTCAAACAGCAGGACATCAAGCTGAACGGTCACAGCTTCGAGTGCCGGATCAATGCGGAAGACCCGGAAAAGTTCACGCCCTGTCCAGGCCAGATCACCAAATATTCCGCGCCTGGTGGATTCGGTGTACGTGTCGACTCCGCAATGGAACCAAATGCCGTGGTCGTTCCGTACTACGACAGCCTGATCGCCAAATTGATTACGCACGGACGTGATCGCCAGGAGGCGATGGCCCGCATGCGCCGCGCACTCGATGAATTTGTCATCGAAGGCATCAAGACGACGATCCCGCTCCATCGGAGAATTTTTAACGATCCTGATTTCCAGAAGGGGCATGTCTCCACGACATTCCTCGACCGCTTTCTTGCCGGCCAGTCCTCCTAA
- the gmk gene encoding guanylate kinase: MSTAPVSASDKPSQVRRGILFIISAPSGSGKTTLCKQITANVPGLWHSISYTTRKPRPGEVDGQDYYFLDEPTFRQMIDRNEFVEWAHVYGNLYGTPRKMLTEKMEQGIDVLLEIDVQGARSVKKKFEDGVYIFILPPSFDTLRTRLQNRAGDSPDEIQRRLHKAKEEVWSYREYYYIVRNDDLKQSLKELESIFLAERIKTKRLNMTWLEEKFILDKEGKQGNSSSAPASKEHLHHG, from the coding sequence ATGAGCACCGCGCCTGTTTCAGCCAGCGATAAACCGTCCCAAGTACGGCGAGGCATTTTGTTTATCATTTCGGCTCCGTCGGGGAGCGGGAAGACCACGTTGTGTAAACAAATCACAGCCAACGTCCCAGGGTTGTGGCATTCGATTTCGTATACCACCCGTAAACCGCGTCCAGGCGAGGTGGATGGGCAGGATTATTATTTTCTCGATGAGCCGACTTTCCGTCAGATGATCGATCGGAATGAATTCGTCGAATGGGCGCATGTCTACGGCAATTTGTACGGCACACCGCGTAAGATGCTGACCGAGAAAATGGAACAGGGCATTGATGTGTTGCTCGAAATCGATGTGCAGGGCGCCCGCTCAGTGAAAAAAAAGTTTGAAGACGGCGTCTATATCTTCATCCTGCCGCCGTCCTTCGACACGTTGCGGACAAGGCTTCAAAACCGGGCTGGGGACTCACCAGACGAAATTCAACGCCGCCTGCACAAGGCCAAAGAAGAAGTCTGGAGCTACCGGGAGTACTACTACATCGTCCGGAACGACGATCTGAAGCAATCCTTGAAAGAACTGGAAAGCATTTTTCTGGCGGAACGGATTAAAACCAAACGCTTGAATATGACCTGGCTGGAAGAAAAATTCATTCTCGACAAAGAGGGAAAGCAGGGGAATTCCTCCTCCGCCCCCGCATCAAAGGAGCACTTGCATCATGGGTGA
- a CDS encoding SDR family NAD(P)-dependent oxidoreductase produces the protein MLKVPLATQDVREGRTVLVSGGSGGIGRALCLAFAQAGYWVGVHYLHRRPAAEATLALLEHAGGQGALYQADVRSSDDVQAMLHAIEAQRGRLDILLCNAGIASKHLLMTCPEDAWQEIIDTNLTGTYRCMTVAAQGMSTQGGGSIVVIGSYAGLQGTAGQVAYAASKAGLIGLVKTAAREWGSYNIRVNLVCPGWQQTGLAGDSFPTGERLGDHVLGRVSNLVDVSRTICHLAQLSDMSGQVWNLDSRIL, from the coding sequence ATGCTCAAGGTTCCCCTCGCAACTCAAGACGTTCGTGAAGGCCGTACGGTTCTGGTATCCGGTGGGTCCGGTGGAATCGGTCGTGCGCTCTGTCTGGCTTTCGCCCAGGCCGGGTATTGGGTGGGCGTGCATTACTTGCACCGGCGGCCGGCGGCCGAAGCGACCCTTGCTCTCCTCGAGCATGCCGGTGGTCAGGGGGCCCTCTATCAGGCGGATGTACGATCGAGCGATGATGTCCAGGCGATGCTGCATGCGATCGAGGCTCAACGGGGCCGGCTCGATATCCTGCTCTGTAATGCGGGCATTGCGTCGAAGCATCTCCTGATGACTTGTCCGGAAGACGCATGGCAAGAGATCATCGACACGAATCTGACCGGCACCTATCGCTGCATGACCGTGGCGGCGCAAGGCATGAGCACACAGGGCGGCGGATCCATCGTTGTGATCGGGTCTTACGCTGGTTTGCAGGGAACGGCTGGCCAAGTTGCCTACGCGGCGTCGAAGGCCGGGCTGATAGGACTGGTAAAGACCGCCGCGCGGGAATGGGGATCGTACAATATTCGTGTGAATCTGGTCTGCCCAGGCTGGCAACAAACAGGTCTTGCCGGTGACTCCTTTCCCACCGGGGAACGGCTCGGCGACCACGTGCTGGGGCGTGTTTCGAATCTGGTTGATGTGAGCAGGACCATTTGCCACCTGGCGCAGCTCTCCGATATGTCGGGGCAAGTGTGGAACCTGGACAGTCGCATTCTGTGA
- a CDS encoding YicC/YloC family endoribonuclease, which translates to MIRSMTGYGKKDGTSQKAGVTVEIRSVNHRFLEVAVRLPRSLAQLEEQVRKTVQQRCLRGRVDVSVSIHSAGGSLKTVQIDQALAKQYHTALKKLQKTLGLRGAVDVSTFAGFRDILSVSDEPVDAGQLTKTVLRVLGGALTDIEKMRRREGEALAKDLVLHLDAIREAKSTVADKAPVLAKHAFERMKGRIQALLQSELPDPARLQQELAVYADRSDISEELVRLESHMLQFDQQLHSKESVGKTLEFLLQEMGREVNTIGSKANDADVAALVVRMKAELEKLREQVQNVE; encoded by the coding sequence ATGATTCGAAGCATGACGGGATATGGGAAGAAGGACGGGACGTCACAGAAAGCCGGCGTCACCGTGGAGATCCGTTCAGTCAATCACCGATTTCTTGAAGTGGCAGTCAGACTGCCCCGATCGTTGGCACAACTGGAGGAGCAGGTTCGAAAAACCGTCCAGCAACGCTGCCTCCGCGGACGAGTCGACGTATCGGTTTCGATCCATTCCGCCGGCGGCAGCCTGAAGACGGTCCAGATCGATCAGGCATTGGCCAAGCAGTATCATACCGCCCTCAAGAAGCTGCAGAAAACACTGGGACTGCGCGGAGCGGTGGATGTCTCCACGTTCGCGGGATTCCGGGACATCCTGTCCGTGTCCGATGAGCCGGTCGATGCCGGGCAACTGACGAAAACCGTCCTACGGGTACTGGGAGGCGCGCTCACGGACATTGAGAAGATGCGCCGACGGGAAGGGGAGGCGCTCGCCAAAGACCTGGTTCTCCATCTGGATGCGATCCGGGAGGCCAAGTCCACCGTGGCGGACAAGGCCCCTGTACTGGCCAAACATGCATTTGAGCGCATGAAAGGCCGGATTCAGGCCCTCTTGCAGTCCGAATTGCCGGATCCGGCTCGTCTCCAGCAGGAACTAGCGGTGTATGCCGACCGTTCGGACATCTCAGAAGAATTGGTCAGACTTGAGTCACATATGCTACAGTTCGACCAGCAGCTCCACAGTAAGGAGTCGGTGGGGAAGACCTTAGAGTTCCTGCTCCAGGAAATGGGACGGGAAGTGAATACCATCGGCTCAAAGGCTAATGACGCAGACGTTGCCGCGTTGGTCGTTCGAATGAAAGCCGAACTGGAAAAACTGCGCGAACAAGTTCAGAATGTCGAATAG
- the thiE gene encoding thiamine phosphate synthase, translated as MTREPATSQATRQLLLKGLYLVLDPTVRPDRPLPDFLREAAAYGIRLFQYRDKQATMKDAYAKALALRQAATDVGALLIVNDRCDLAMAVNADGVHLGQDDLPIAYARRLMGPGKIIGLSTHSAAQVREAVTAQPDYVGFGPIFRTATKADHDPVVGLEGLRAARALTTLPMFAIGGITTESVDEIMATGADGVAVIAAILKAPDLGAAIRAFQQSLSTPDRQAP; from the coding sequence ATGACCAGGGAGCCCGCCACGTCTCAGGCCACTCGACAACTGCTCTTGAAAGGGCTGTACCTCGTGCTCGACCCCACGGTCAGGCCCGACCGCCCGCTGCCCGATTTCCTGCGGGAAGCAGCCGCATACGGTATTCGCCTCTTTCAATACCGAGACAAGCAGGCCACGATGAAAGACGCCTATGCAAAGGCGCTCGCACTGCGTCAAGCCGCCACCGACGTCGGCGCCCTCTTGATCGTCAACGATCGCTGTGATTTGGCCATGGCGGTGAACGCGGACGGGGTGCATCTGGGCCAGGACGACCTGCCCATCGCCTACGCCCGGCGACTGATGGGGCCGGGAAAAATCATCGGACTCTCGACGCACAGCGCAGCCCAGGTGCGCGAGGCCGTCACCGCACAGCCCGACTATGTGGGGTTCGGCCCGATTTTCAGGACCGCTACCAAAGCCGATCACGACCCGGTGGTCGGACTGGAAGGATTACGCGCCGCACGCGCCTTGACCACGCTGCCGATGTTTGCGATCGGGGGAATCACGACTGAGTCGGTTGACGAGATTATGGCGACAGGGGCGGATGGTGTGGCGGTGATTGCTGCAATCCTCAAGGCACCGGATCTCGGCGCGGCTATCCGGGCATTTCAGCAGAGCTTGTCCACACCAGATCGGCAAGCTCCCTGA
- the coaBC gene encoding bifunctional phosphopantothenoylcysteine decarboxylase/phosphopantothenate--cysteine ligase CoaBC has translation MQTTGPSLTGVRLVLAVTGSIAAYKAVGLLRLLRREGATVSVVMTAGACRFVTPLTFEVLSGSHVATDLFEAHQEMLHLSLPEQAQAIVIAPATANCLAKAALGLADDLLSTMLLTTQCPVIIAPAMDGDMWHHPTVVEHVAALRTRGAIIVEPEAGPLASGRSGQGRLADESQILSALHAALHPRRDWSGRRLLITAGPTQEAIDPVRFISNRSSGKMGYALAEAAQARGADVLLVSGPTALKPPAGIEFCPVTTAEEMRNAVMSRFTWSDTVIMAAAVADFRPTQPAAQKLKKRQQPLTNLALTPTDDILKELGERRTTQVLVGFAAETQDLLAHAREKLQAKGVDLLVANDVTAVGSGFGADTNHVFILDRDGNAEELPLLPKRDVANRILDRVLVTQTSCRSAKKTSHERSSQKE, from the coding sequence GTGCAGACCACCGGCCCCTCACTCACCGGTGTCCGCCTTGTGCTCGCCGTCACAGGGAGTATTGCTGCTTATAAGGCTGTCGGGCTCTTACGCCTGCTCCGTCGCGAAGGCGCGACGGTGAGCGTCGTCATGACGGCGGGGGCCTGCCGGTTCGTGACTCCGCTGACCTTCGAAGTGTTGTCCGGCTCCCACGTGGCAACCGACCTCTTCGAAGCCCACCAGGAAATGTTGCATCTCTCCTTGCCGGAGCAGGCGCAAGCCATCGTGATCGCCCCGGCCACCGCCAATTGCCTGGCCAAGGCCGCCCTGGGCCTTGCCGACGATCTCCTTTCGACCATGCTCCTCACCACCCAATGTCCCGTGATTATCGCACCGGCCATGGATGGGGACATGTGGCATCATCCGACCGTTGTGGAACATGTCGCCGCGCTGAGAACCCGCGGTGCCATCATCGTCGAACCGGAAGCAGGCCCCCTGGCCTCAGGCCGATCAGGGCAGGGACGGCTAGCCGATGAATCACAGATCCTCTCGGCACTCCACGCTGCGCTCCACCCGCGTCGAGATTGGTCTGGTCGTCGTCTGCTTATCACTGCCGGCCCGACACAGGAAGCCATCGACCCGGTGCGGTTCATTTCCAACCGATCGTCTGGAAAGATGGGGTATGCCCTCGCCGAAGCCGCACAAGCACGCGGCGCGGATGTCCTGTTGGTCTCCGGACCTACAGCGCTGAAACCACCCGCCGGGATCGAATTCTGCCCGGTGACAACAGCCGAGGAAATGCGCAACGCCGTCATGAGCCGGTTTACCTGGAGCGACACCGTCATCATGGCTGCCGCGGTGGCAGACTTTCGTCCCACACAACCCGCTGCGCAGAAACTCAAGAAACGGCAACAGCCCCTCACCAACCTGGCCCTGACTCCGACCGACGATATTCTGAAGGAATTGGGCGAGCGACGAACGACACAGGTGCTCGTGGGGTTTGCCGCAGAAACGCAGGATCTGCTTGCTCATGCACGGGAAAAACTGCAAGCTAAGGGCGTAGACCTGCTGGTTGCCAATGACGTGACGGCAGTAGGATCGGGCTTCGGGGCAGACACAAATCACGTGTTCATCCTGGATCGTGACGGCAACGCCGAGGAACTCCCCCTGTTACCCAAGCGTGACGTTGCGAACCGTATTTTAGACCGGGTCCTGGTCACGCAGACCTCGTGCCGGTCGGCGAAAAAAACATCGCACGAGCGATCGTCTCAGAAGGAGTAG
- the bioD gene encoding dethiobiotin synthase, which translates to MATTKGVFVTGTDTGVGKTLVSVALVRRLAQVGCSVGVMKPVETGVLPGQLSESDAGRLMAEAGVDDGLDLVSPYRFSAPLAPLAAASAQGVVIEMQEIVRGYERLAARYACVVVEGAGGLLVPMGKGWDLRDLIGRIRLPVVLVGRTGLGGINHALLTLEGLRHRGLAIVAVVLNETLSSTTAVQQAQCASTVALLQERAGVPVLGPLPFRQQCCSDWLAAVEMLAQSRAIRELADLVWTSSAEMPG; encoded by the coding sequence GTGGCAACAACCAAAGGGGTGTTCGTTACCGGGACGGATACGGGCGTCGGAAAGACTCTCGTTTCTGTTGCGTTAGTCCGGAGGCTGGCGCAGGTGGGTTGCTCCGTCGGCGTGATGAAGCCGGTCGAAACCGGGGTGCTTCCCGGGCAACTGAGTGAAAGCGACGCGGGGCGACTCATGGCAGAGGCAGGAGTAGATGATGGGCTCGATCTGGTCTCTCCCTATCGGTTCTCTGCGCCGCTCGCTCCCCTCGCCGCTGCATCCGCGCAAGGCGTCGTGATCGAGATGCAGGAGATCGTGCGAGGGTACGAACGACTTGCGGCCCGTTACGCCTGCGTTGTGGTTGAAGGCGCCGGCGGTTTGCTTGTGCCGATGGGGAAGGGTTGGGATCTTCGTGACTTGATCGGCCGAATCAGGCTGCCGGTTGTGCTTGTCGGGCGGACCGGGCTAGGCGGGATTAATCATGCGTTGCTGACGCTGGAAGGCCTTCGGCACCGTGGGCTGGCAATCGTGGCTGTCGTGTTGAATGAGACCCTTTCGTCCACGACCGCTGTACAGCAGGCACAGTGCGCCTCTACGGTTGCGCTGTTGCAGGAGCGAGCCGGTGTTCCCGTGTTGGGACCGCTGCCCTTTCGACAGCAGTGTTGCTCCGATTGGCTTGCTGCTGTCGAGATGCTGGCGCAGAGCCGTGCGATCAGGGAGCTTGCCGATCTGGTGTGGACAAGCTCTGCTGAAATGCCCGGATAG
- the nth gene encoding endonuclease III, translating to MKVATTDQQAGVTAKRRLARILTALRTTSPAMKVELDHRTPWELLVATILSAQCTDQRVNQVTPNLFRRYQHPHDYASADPAELEALIRPTGFFKTKARNLIRCGKAVAEQFHGEVPNTMEALTTLPGVGRKTANVLLGNVFEKPAIVVDTHVKRVAGRLDLTRHTDPEKIEMDLQRLLPADQWTEGSQRLLLHGRYICLARTPKCRHCPIYTDCRWKGKAAR from the coding sequence ATGAAAGTCGCCACAACAGATCAACAGGCCGGCGTGACGGCCAAACGTCGCCTCGCGCGGATATTGACCGCATTACGAACGACATCACCGGCCATGAAAGTCGAACTCGACCATCGCACGCCCTGGGAGTTGCTGGTCGCCACGATCCTGTCGGCGCAATGCACCGATCAGCGGGTGAACCAGGTCACCCCGAATCTCTTCCGTCGCTATCAGCACCCTCACGATTACGCTTCGGCCGACCCTGCGGAATTGGAAGCCCTCATCCGGCCGACCGGCTTCTTCAAAACCAAAGCCAGAAACCTGATCCGCTGTGGGAAGGCTGTGGCCGAGCAGTTCCACGGTGAGGTGCCCAATACCATGGAAGCACTCACCACGCTACCGGGAGTCGGGCGAAAGACGGCAAATGTCCTTCTTGGCAACGTATTCGAAAAGCCGGCCATTGTGGTCGACACACATGTAAAACGAGTGGCCGGGCGGCTCGACTTGACCCGCCATACGGATCCCGAAAAGATTGAGATGGATCTGCAACGCTTACTGCCGGCAGACCAGTGGACGGAAGGATCGCAACGGCTCCTTCTGCATGGCCGATACATCTGCCTCGCGCGCACACCGAAATGTCGGCACTGTCCGATCTATACCGATTGCCGTTGGAAGGGGAAAGCCGCACGATGA
- the rpoZ gene encoding DNA-directed RNA polymerase subunit omega, which produces MGEMLSLLPEYATGEFDSRHRLVIIAAQRAKQLVQGARMSGPSKFTKETSIALDEVLRHKVKFLIGQEARDAIKESKRVKEGETERLAMMTGEDAKEIKKELSVYVDDTVKPAPAPEGEE; this is translated from the coding sequence ATGGGTGAAATGTTAAGTCTGTTACCAGAATACGCCACCGGCGAGTTCGATTCACGACACCGGTTGGTGATCATCGCCGCACAGCGTGCCAAACAACTCGTGCAGGGCGCGCGCATGTCCGGCCCGTCAAAATTCACCAAAGAAACGAGCATCGCGCTCGACGAAGTCTTGCGGCATAAAGTGAAGTTTCTGATCGGACAGGAAGCCCGCGACGCGATCAAGGAATCCAAACGGGTCAAGGAAGGCGAGACGGAACGCCTGGCCATGATGACCGGAGAAGACGCCAAGGAAATCAAGAAAGAGCTCAGCGTCTACGTCGACGATACTGTCAAGCCCGCCCCTGCTCCGGAGGGCGAGGAGTAG
- the aroQ gene encoding type II 3-dehydroquinate dehydratase has protein sequence MRRLLVLHGPNLNLLGTREPSVYGQVSLTDIDKSIVRRAGELGIAVQTKQTNVEGELVTWIQNARGHFDGIIINPAAYTHTSVAIRDAIAAVALPTVEVHLSNIHQREEFRHHSFIAGVALGQISGFGPTGYLLALEALTSHLETGARAARPRTASKNKPAASRR, from the coding sequence ATGCGGCGGCTGCTAGTGCTTCATGGTCCCAATCTCAATCTCCTGGGGACGCGAGAACCCTCCGTCTACGGACAGGTGTCCTTGACTGACATCGACAAATCGATTGTCCGTCGTGCAGGCGAACTGGGGATTGCGGTGCAGACCAAACAGACGAATGTAGAAGGGGAATTGGTCACCTGGATTCAGAATGCCAGGGGCCATTTCGACGGCATCATCATCAATCCGGCCGCGTATACCCACACGAGCGTCGCGATTCGCGATGCGATTGCCGCCGTCGCCCTGCCGACGGTCGAGGTACATCTGTCGAACATCCATCAGCGAGAGGAGTTTCGCCATCACTCCTTCATTGCCGGGGTCGCCCTGGGACAGATCTCCGGATTCGGCCCTACCGGCTATCTACTGGCGCTGGAGGCATTGACCTCGCACCTCGAGACCGGCGCCAGGGCAGCACGTCCTCGGACGGCCTCGAAGAATAAACCCGCGGCTTCGCGCCGTTGA
- the accB gene encoding acetyl-CoA carboxylase biotin carboxyl carrier protein, which produces MSSAGKKPKKRRDSGKPIVLPSAFAPRSTASDTLLSPDQAAQIQQLADLLKRNHLTELEIERSGVRIRIRHEPVIRTTAAQTVEATTNQSASTGTTPATQTRPPAETDGQVTITSPIVGTFYRSPSPDADPYVEEGDYVKKGQVLCIVEAMKLMNEIESESDGRITKILAESTKPVEYGQPLFLIDPNATP; this is translated from the coding sequence TTGAGCTCAGCAGGGAAAAAGCCAAAAAAACGCCGCGATAGCGGCAAGCCGATCGTCTTGCCGAGCGCGTTTGCCCCTCGCTCGACGGCCTCGGACACGCTGCTGTCTCCGGACCAGGCTGCGCAAATTCAGCAATTGGCCGACCTCCTGAAGCGCAACCATTTAACGGAGTTGGAAATCGAGCGCAGCGGAGTCCGCATCCGCATTCGGCACGAACCGGTGATCCGGACGACCGCGGCCCAGACCGTGGAAGCCACCACGAACCAGTCGGCGTCAACCGGCACGACACCGGCGACACAGACCCGTCCGCCAGCAGAAACGGACGGGCAGGTGACGATCACCTCGCCCATCGTCGGTACCTTCTACCGCTCGCCCTCTCCCGATGCAGATCCATATGTGGAGGAGGGAGACTACGTGAAAAAGGGGCAAGTGCTCTGTATCGTCGAAGCCATGAAGCTCATGAACGAAATCGAATCCGAGTCCGACGGGCGGATCACAAAAATACTGGCGGAGAGCACTAAACCGGTTGAGTATGGACAACCTCTCTTCTTGATAGACCCCAACGCCACGCCCTAG
- the efp gene encoding elongation factor P, with protein sequence MISTAEFRNGSPLMVEGQPFYIVEFQHVKPGKGGAFVRTKLKSYLSGNVLDRTFRSGEKFDTPQIEECDMQFLYATNDSYTFMDTETYEQSTYEKSQLGSNADLLKENMIAKILIYEHRPITVLLPNFIELKVVDGEPGVRGDTASGGNKPVIVETGATIKVPLYLEIGETIRIDTRTREFVERVR encoded by the coding sequence GTGATTTCGACCGCAGAGTTTCGGAACGGCAGCCCGTTAATGGTAGAAGGCCAACCCTTTTATATCGTGGAATTCCAGCATGTCAAACCCGGCAAGGGCGGGGCATTCGTCCGAACGAAGCTGAAGAGTTATCTCTCCGGTAACGTCCTCGACAGGACCTTTCGTTCTGGAGAAAAATTCGACACCCCCCAGATTGAAGAATGCGACATGCAGTTCCTGTATGCCACGAACGACTCCTACACCTTCATGGATACAGAGACCTATGAGCAGTCGACCTACGAGAAGAGCCAGTTAGGGAGCAACGCCGACTTGCTCAAAGAGAACATGATCGCGAAGATTCTCATCTATGAGCATCGGCCGATCACGGTCCTGTTGCCGAACTTCATCGAACTCAAGGTGGTCGACGGCGAGCCGGGCGTGCGGGGCGACACGGCCTCGGGCGGCAACAAGCCGGTCATCGTCGAGACCGGCGCCACGATCAAGGTCCCGCTCTACCTGGAAATCGGTGAGACGATTCGCATCGACACGAGAACCCGTGAATTTGTGGAGCGCGTGCGTTGA
- a CDS encoding tetratricopeptide repeat protein, giving the protein MASSPRIDPSIAAHIDRLATAVAKDPRSKEFLPLADEYIKVDMCQEAAAVLEDGLKAYPGFITAMTTLGRVYDQLAQPVKAKAILEEVVKQRPDNLRAHRILAKLYKSEGNNEMTLQSCTAILNANPYDEEALSLKRSITGAPEEVPPTKRDRKRPAPEAKIETEKLVLAAESLVVAPLKPMPETIAPPSLEPPVLKHAATIARLEAWLRTIQAQRVR; this is encoded by the coding sequence GTGGCGTCATCACCGCGTATCGATCCATCCATCGCCGCACACATCGATCGTCTGGCCACTGCCGTGGCAAAAGATCCACGCTCGAAGGAATTCCTCCCCCTTGCCGACGAATACATCAAGGTCGACATGTGCCAGGAAGCCGCAGCCGTGCTGGAGGACGGTCTCAAGGCCTATCCCGGATTTATCACCGCCATGACGACACTGGGCCGCGTCTATGATCAACTCGCTCAGCCCGTAAAGGCCAAAGCGATCCTCGAAGAAGTCGTCAAGCAGCGCCCGGACAATCTTCGTGCTCATCGCATCCTCGCCAAGCTGTACAAGAGCGAGGGGAACAATGAAATGACCCTGCAGTCCTGCACGGCCATTCTAAACGCCAATCCGTATGACGAAGAGGCTCTCTCCCTCAAGCGAAGCATCACCGGCGCACCTGAGGAAGTTCCACCGACGAAACGGGACAGAAAACGTCCCGCGCCAGAGGCCAAAATCGAGACCGAAAAACTCGTCCTAGCGGCCGAGTCGCTTGTGGTTGCCCCACTGAAGCCGATGCCAGAAACCATCGCCCCACCCAGCCTTGAACCACCCGTCCTCAAGCATGCGGCCACTATCGCACGCTTGGAAGCCTGGCTGCGAACCATTCAAGCCCAACGCGTTCGCTGA